A genomic region of Xyrauchen texanus isolate HMW12.3.18 chromosome 29, RBS_HiC_50CHRs, whole genome shotgun sequence contains the following coding sequences:
- the LOC127623415 gene encoding pro-adrenomedullin-like isoform X1, which translates to MKSVLQKAFLWCVLTTLFPSITSAKPLNTDGLRRLGVWLQGKMWRDVRSVSERSEGNPTALLSQRNSGTESYVPQHRLRVKRTEPGYSVKRVERAGCILATCSVHDLAHLLHLMSTKMNSVPPEKIGSKGYGRRRRRSLLHPLTLDEDRLKLAWVQTLKSTDAPPVGRMKEQSRTLPAPTAYRRSSEDREKSKKRKRN; encoded by the exons ATGAAATCAGTGCTTCAGAAGGCTTTCCTGTGGTGTGTGCTGACCACACTTTTTCCAAGCATCACAAGTGCAAAACCTCTGAACACAGATGGCTTAAGAAG GCTCGGTGTTTGGCTTCAGGGTAAGATGTGGAGAGATGTTCGTAGTGTGTCAGAGAGGAGCGAGGGCAACCCAACAGCTTTGCTCTCTCAGAGGAACAGCGGTACAGAGTCATATGTACCACAGCACAG GCTGAGGGTAAAGAGGACAGAACCAGGTTACTCAGTGAAAAGAGTGGAAAGAGCGGGCTGCATCCTAGCCACCTGCTCAGTGCACGACCTGGCCCACCTGCTGCATCTGATGAGCACAAAGATGAACAGCGTCCCCCCTGAAAAGATAGGCTCTAAGGGCTACGGTCGCCGGCGGAGACGTTCACTCCTCCATCCACTAACTTTAGATGAAGACCGTCTAAAGCTGGCCTGGGTCCAAACCCTTAAAAG CACAGATGCGCCCCCTGTTGGACGAATGAAGGAACAATCCAGGACCCTACCAGCTCCTACTGCCTACCGAAGATCAAGTGAAGACAGAGAGAAAAGCAAGAAGAGGAAAAGGAACTAA
- the LOC127623415 gene encoding pro-adrenomedullin-like isoform X2, whose translation MKSVLQKAFLWCVLTTLFPSITSAKPLNTDGLRRLGVWLQGKMWRDVRSVSERSEGNPTALLSQRNSGTESYVPQHRLRVKRTEPGYSVKRVERAGCILATCSVHDLAHLLHLMSTKMNSVPPEKIGSKGYGRRRRRSLLHPLTLDEDRLKLAWVQTLKRCAPCWTNEGTIQDPTSSYCLPKIK comes from the exons ATGAAATCAGTGCTTCAGAAGGCTTTCCTGTGGTGTGTGCTGACCACACTTTTTCCAAGCATCACAAGTGCAAAACCTCTGAACACAGATGGCTTAAGAAG GCTCGGTGTTTGGCTTCAGGGTAAGATGTGGAGAGATGTTCGTAGTGTGTCAGAGAGGAGCGAGGGCAACCCAACAGCTTTGCTCTCTCAGAGGAACAGCGGTACAGAGTCATATGTACCACAGCACAG GCTGAGGGTAAAGAGGACAGAACCAGGTTACTCAGTGAAAAGAGTGGAAAGAGCGGGCTGCATCCTAGCCACCTGCTCAGTGCACGACCTGGCCCACCTGCTGCATCTGATGAGCACAAAGATGAACAGCGTCCCCCCTGAAAAGATAGGCTCTAAGGGCTACGGTCGCCGGCGGAGACGTTCACTCCTCCATCCACTAACTTTAGATGAAGACCGTCTAAAGCTGGCCTGGGTCCAAACCCTTAAAAG ATGCGCCCCCTGTTGGACGAATGAAGGAACAATCCAGGACCCTACCAGCTCCTACTGCCTACCGAAGATCAAGTGA